The following proteins are co-located in the Mobula hypostoma chromosome 4, sMobHyp1.1, whole genome shotgun sequence genome:
- the LOC134346008 gene encoding LOW QUALITY PROTEIN: apolipoprotein L3-like (The sequence of the model RefSeq protein was modified relative to this genomic sequence to represent the inferred CDS: inserted 1 base in 1 codon), translating to METGLHNGNVSGSRDQDERKKRTKTIQDFVNEFPKWERRMNSHIRELQEIADGIDRYHKGATIANVTGSSAGAVGGVLTLAGIIAAPFTAGVSLVLTAVGASIGGAGAATNLTAGITEYVDRSIKQKKVDEIIRRYKSDQKEMSEHLTDICSDLQFLSHLIEEGITECDDNEVKAGLQSGSISMKTLNVTTSIMAKQVLSKTPGLKELAEKLTALSHTAQNGTPLALSKMTRAVSGVVGALFIAWDIYSIAKDSIELSKGSKSEVARKIRDEAQKMEDALKLYGDICXISKKVLERDWVQALAARRQMEDKVRDQQGVH from the exons GGACCAAGATGAACGAAAAAAGAGAACAAAGACCATACAAGACTTTGTAAATGAGTTTCCTAAATGGGAACGTCGAATGAACAGTCATATACGTGAactacaagagattgcagatggtaTTGACCGATATCATAAAGGTGCaacaattgcaaatgttactgggTCATCTGCAGGGGCTGTGGGTGGTGTCCTCACCCTGGCAGGAATCATTGCTGCTCCTTTCACGGCAGGCGTCTCCTTGGTACTCACTGCTGTGGGAGCGAGTATAGGTGGAGCTGGTGCTGCCACTAACTTGACAGCTGGCATCACTGAATATGTTGACCGGTCAATTAAACAAAAAAAGGTAGATGAGATCATAAGACGATATAAAAGTGATCAGAAGGAAATGTCAGAACACTTGACAGACATCTGCAGTGATCTCCAGTTCTTGAGTCATCTCATTGAGGAAGGAATTACAGAATGTGATGATAATGAAG TTAAAGCTGGATTGCAATCTGGTTCCATCAGCATGAAAACACTGAATGTGACAACATCAATAATGGCCAAACAAGTACTGAGCAAAACACCTGGTCTCAAAGAACTAGCTGAGAAACTGACAGCACTGAGTCACACTGCTCAGA ATGGCACTCCCCTGGCATTGTCCAAAATGACAAGAGCTGTTTCAGGAGTTGTGGGAGCACTCTTTATAGCGTGGGATATCTACTCCATTGCAAAGGACTCCATTGAGCTCAGCAAGGGAAGTAAATCTGAAGTAGCTAGAAAGATACGAGATGAAGCTCAGAAGATGGAGGATGCATTAAAACTCTACGGCGACATCT CAATTTCTAAAAAGGTTCTTGAGAGAGACTGGGTCCAGGCATTG GCGGCAAGGCGGCAGATGGAAGACAAGGTACGAGACCAGCAGGGAGTTCACTGA